From Vreelandella neptunia, the proteins below share one genomic window:
- a CDS encoding benzaldehyde dehydrogenase: MNETSPIWEDKIYLGQWQTAEGPQAAVIGPATGEVLAKVQTATPVDVGRAALIANSAQQHWATLPFDQKAEILRRAAALLKERAEEINRWNIRECGSTAAKAEWELQVTYEQAQMAAALPMQPNGQIFPSSMPGRRNYWKRVPIGTVGVIAPWNFPILLAMRSVFPALAMGNCVILKPAPMSAICGGALMAEVLEAAGLPEGVFHVLPGGPEVGEALVQHSDVGMISFTGSTAVGEKIGETCGRMLKKCALELGGNNAMVVLEDADLEAAASSAAWGAFLHQGQICMQAGRHLVQHSVAEKYMKKLADRAARLVTGNPWTQQVHLGPLINEAQAKRVEEIVNRSVAMGAKVIAGGKRDGNFFEATVLSGVTPEMPAFGEEIFGPVAPITLFDTDEDAIALVNASSYGLAAAIHSASTERALRIADRIKVGMVHINDQTVNNEFQVPFGGMGRSGTSGRFGGPANLDEFTTTQWVSVMEQGIQYPF; the protein is encoded by the coding sequence ATGAATGAGACTTCACCCATCTGGGAAGACAAAATTTACCTGGGACAGTGGCAAACAGCTGAAGGGCCTCAGGCTGCCGTAATTGGACCCGCCACCGGCGAAGTCCTCGCTAAAGTTCAGACGGCTACTCCCGTAGACGTAGGTCGCGCTGCACTTATCGCTAACTCAGCTCAGCAACATTGGGCCACGTTACCTTTCGATCAAAAAGCAGAGATCCTACGCCGGGCCGCCGCTCTGCTCAAAGAACGGGCCGAAGAAATCAATCGCTGGAATATTCGTGAGTGCGGCTCTACAGCAGCCAAGGCTGAATGGGAACTGCAGGTTACCTATGAACAGGCCCAGATGGCCGCAGCACTCCCCATGCAACCCAACGGACAGATCTTCCCTTCTAGCATGCCAGGTCGTCGCAATTACTGGAAGCGGGTACCCATTGGCACAGTGGGGGTTATAGCTCCTTGGAACTTCCCCATCCTCTTAGCCATGCGCTCGGTCTTTCCTGCCTTAGCCATGGGCAACTGTGTGATCCTGAAGCCAGCCCCAATGAGCGCTATCTGTGGAGGTGCTTTGATGGCCGAGGTTCTAGAAGCAGCTGGCTTGCCGGAGGGCGTGTTCCACGTACTACCAGGTGGGCCCGAGGTGGGTGAGGCGTTGGTTCAACACTCGGATGTCGGCATGATTTCCTTTACGGGCTCTACCGCCGTTGGCGAGAAGATTGGCGAAACCTGCGGGCGTATGCTCAAGAAATGTGCCCTTGAGCTTGGTGGCAACAATGCAATGGTGGTTTTAGAAGATGCCGACTTGGAGGCTGCCGCCTCTTCCGCGGCTTGGGGGGCTTTCCTCCACCAGGGTCAAATCTGCATGCAGGCGGGACGACACTTAGTACAACATTCAGTGGCGGAAAAATACATGAAGAAACTCGCCGACCGGGCCGCCCGCCTAGTTACAGGTAACCCTTGGACACAACAGGTACACCTCGGCCCATTGATCAATGAGGCGCAAGCCAAGCGTGTAGAGGAGATCGTAAACCGCTCAGTAGCAATGGGTGCTAAGGTAATCGCTGGCGGTAAACGCGATGGCAACTTCTTTGAAGCCACGGTTCTTAGCGGCGTGACGCCAGAAATGCCTGCTTTTGGCGAGGAAATTTTTGGCCCTGTAGCCCCCATTACGCTTTTTGATACCGATGAGGATGCTATCGCATTAGTCAATGCTTCCTCCTATGGGCTAGCCGCCGCTATTCACTCCGCTTCTACAGAGCGAGCCCTGCGCATTGCTGATCGCATCAAAGTAGGCATGGTGCATATTAATGATCAGACGGTAAACAATGAATTTCAGGTGCCCTTCGGCGGCATGGGCCGCTCAGGTACCAGCGGTCGCTTCGGTGGCCCCGCAAACCTGGATGAGTTCACCACCACCCAATGGGTCAGTGTTATGGAGCAAGGTATCCAGTATCCCTTCTAG
- a CDS encoding IclR family transcriptional regulator yields the protein MALKENSQERLLRLLSLFADEEKGEWSVDEASVHLGISASQTYRYFRTLASAGYISAYTTGRYVLGPAIIELDRKLRIGDPMIHAARSIMREMLSSAPSASIAILCRYFRGQVMCVHEEFETYQHHEISYERGQPRPLYQGAASKVILANLPLRQARAYFNHASDKFNQFGLGANWTEVKRSLRELRSQPAIITAGELGTSASGISAPIYDDKRVLGSVSLVLPITVATEEVTSFLMPVVAAAGQEMTSKMQHLAQLQQ from the coding sequence GTGGCTTTGAAAGAGAATTCTCAGGAACGGCTGCTGCGATTACTTTCCCTGTTCGCTGATGAAGAAAAAGGGGAGTGGTCGGTCGATGAGGCGTCTGTACATTTGGGGATTTCGGCCAGCCAGACCTACCGTTACTTCAGAACGCTTGCCTCGGCCGGTTATATTTCAGCCTATACGACAGGGAGGTATGTACTTGGCCCGGCGATAATTGAGCTGGACCGTAAACTAAGGATTGGCGATCCAATGATTCATGCGGCGAGAAGTATTATGCGAGAAATGCTCAGCTCGGCACCTTCTGCCAGTATCGCCATCCTTTGCCGCTACTTCCGCGGCCAAGTAATGTGTGTGCATGAGGAATTCGAGACTTATCAGCACCATGAGATTAGCTATGAGCGTGGCCAGCCGCGACCTTTATATCAAGGCGCTGCATCAAAAGTGATTCTAGCCAACTTACCCTTACGCCAAGCTAGAGCCTACTTCAACCACGCTTCTGATAAATTCAACCAGTTTGGCCTTGGCGCCAACTGGACAGAGGTCAAGCGAAGCCTTCGAGAGCTTAGAAGCCAGCCTGCTATTATCACGGCAGGTGAGCTTGGAACAAGTGCCTCTGGGATTTCAGCCCCTATTTATGACGACAAGCGAGTTCTTGGAAGTGTCAGCCTCGTCTTACCGATAACCGTCGCAACAGAGGAAGTAACCTCTTTTTTGATGCCCGTTGTAGCAGCAGCAGGTCAAGAAATGACCAGTAAAATGCAGCACTTAGCTCAATTGCAGCAGTGA
- a CDS encoding cupin domain-containing protein produces the protein MTDTAFKELISKDNMAPLWEVLRGLTPREPKQVLEPVIWRDKTIRKNMEMACEAISAEDAERRVLVLENPKLRGKSLVTTSLYAGIQMILPGEVAPSHRHTASALRLILSGEGGFTNVDGEKVMMRPGDFVITPSGVFHDHGAEGSDPVMWLDGLDVPVVQMLNAGFSADDPNNRQEVRRPAGDSEARYASGLTPVGYQGSGTTSPLFHYPYKRTRAALTQLAESGDCDPAIGLKLAFTNPTNGESPILTMGAYIQLLPPGFQGVEHRETDGAVYCVVEGSVRVHVGDQEWTANQHDVFVVPGWAWRRFKASDECVLFSFSDRPLQEHLGFWKGESKKA, from the coding sequence ATGACCGATACAGCATTTAAAGAATTAATCTCCAAAGACAACATGGCGCCACTATGGGAGGTGCTGCGAGGTTTGACACCACGTGAGCCTAAACAGGTACTGGAGCCTGTTATCTGGCGTGATAAAACGATTCGCAAGAACATGGAGATGGCTTGTGAAGCCATTTCAGCCGAGGATGCCGAGCGTCGCGTCCTGGTGCTGGAAAACCCAAAGCTACGCGGTAAATCCTTGGTAACCACCTCACTATACGCAGGCATTCAGATGATTCTGCCTGGCGAGGTCGCGCCAAGTCATCGGCATACGGCTTCGGCCTTGCGCCTGATTCTCAGCGGCGAAGGTGGCTTCACTAATGTGGACGGTGAAAAAGTAATGATGCGCCCTGGTGATTTCGTGATCACACCATCCGGGGTGTTCCACGACCATGGCGCCGAGGGCAGCGACCCGGTGATGTGGCTGGATGGCCTTGATGTACCTGTCGTACAGATGCTTAACGCGGGCTTCTCTGCTGACGATCCGAACAATCGCCAGGAAGTTCGTCGACCGGCAGGCGACTCTGAAGCGCGTTATGCATCCGGGTTAACCCCAGTTGGGTATCAGGGCAGTGGCACGACGAGCCCCTTGTTCCACTACCCCTATAAGCGCACTCGGGCGGCGTTGACTCAGCTCGCTGAGAGTGGTGATTGTGATCCTGCCATTGGGCTCAAGCTGGCCTTTACCAATCCCACCAATGGTGAATCACCGATCCTTACCATGGGCGCTTACATACAGCTTCTGCCACCAGGGTTTCAAGGCGTGGAGCATAGGGAAACAGATGGTGCGGTCTATTGCGTAGTGGAAGGTAGTGTCCGCGTTCACGTCGGAGATCAGGAGTGGACGGCAAATCAGCACGATGTGTTTGTGGTTCCTGGCTGGGCCTGGCGCCGCTTCAAAGCCTCCGATGAATGTGTTTTGTTCAGTTTTTCAGATCGTCCCCTTCAGGAACATTTGGGCTTTTGGAAGGGCGAGAGTAAAAAAGCCTGA
- a CDS encoding fumarylacetoacetate hydrolase family protein has protein sequence MKICLFNNNRLGVVDGNEVLDVSSVLTRIGTSEYPYPRGDQLIACLPELMPVIADAIQFARRYPLSKVTLRSPVANPGKIVAAPVNYQAHLDEAIEDTATFSRAHVRKIQETGLFLKATSSLVGPDDSVCVDLPDRRTDHEIELVAIIGKRAKNVLAKDALSYVAGYSIGLDITIRGPEERSLRKSLDSYTVLGPWLVTADEVENPHALAMTLDVNGKVRQSANTKDLIMDVAELIEFASKFYTLEPGDLLYTGTPEGVGPIQPGDTINCEIERIGKISVNVEAS, from the coding sequence ATGAAAATCTGCTTGTTCAATAACAATCGCCTGGGTGTCGTAGATGGTAACGAGGTATTGGACGTCTCAAGCGTCCTAACTCGTATCGGTACCTCGGAATATCCCTATCCCCGTGGAGATCAACTGATTGCTTGCTTACCAGAATTAATGCCTGTCATAGCGGATGCCATACAATTCGCTCGGCGTTATCCTCTCAGCAAGGTGACATTGCGCTCCCCGGTTGCCAACCCCGGCAAGATTGTCGCGGCTCCAGTCAACTACCAAGCCCACTTGGATGAGGCCATTGAGGATACCGCGACTTTCTCCCGAGCACATGTGCGAAAGATACAGGAGACAGGGCTGTTCCTCAAAGCTACAAGCTCACTGGTCGGTCCTGATGATTCTGTGTGCGTCGATCTTCCGGACCGCCGAACCGACCACGAAATCGAATTGGTTGCCATCATTGGCAAACGTGCCAAAAACGTTTTAGCAAAGGATGCGCTGTCCTACGTGGCGGGATACAGCATCGGGCTGGATATCACGATTCGTGGGCCGGAGGAGCGCAGCCTGCGTAAGTCGCTAGATTCCTACACAGTGCTGGGCCCCTGGCTGGTTACCGCCGATGAGGTAGAAAACCCTCATGCATTAGCGATGACCCTAGATGTGAATGGAAAAGTGCGACAAAGCGCCAATACCAAAGATCTGATCATGGATGTAGCCGAACTTATAGAGTTTGCCTCCAAATTCTACACCCTCGAGCCCGGCGATCTGCTGTATACCGGGACACCAGAGGGGGTGGGGCCTATCCAGCCTGGTGACACCATCAATTGTGAGATTGAGCGTATTGGTAAGATCAGTGTGAACGTGGAGGCATCATGA
- a CDS encoding 3-hydroxybenzoate 6-monooxygenase — translation MSTQQPILIIGGGIGGLASALALSRLGIPTLVIEQADEFREVGAGIQVGPNGFRALDRLGVLAQARELAVLPDELIMMDSVNATPVVEIPAGDSFIERFQYPYALIHRADLHNVLLNACRASSQIEFRTSTRVASFSEANGKMNVTTAQGEVISGSALIGADGLWSKVRESIVGDGAPRVSGHIAYRAVIPIEEVPEAYRRNAMILWGGPKNHLVQYPLRGGKLFNLVAVFHSDRYVEGWNTEGDPEELKQRFAGTCDTVQELLAKIDSWRMWVLCDREPVKEWSRGRATLVGDAAHPMLQYLAQGACMAIEDAVVLADEVARCSDDIASAFQAYQQRRYLRTGRCQIMARVHGEFYHATGVTAELRNAMLASRTPEQSYEGLAWLYDKDI, via the coding sequence ATGAGTACTCAGCAGCCTATTCTTATTATCGGCGGCGGGATTGGTGGCCTTGCATCAGCACTGGCCTTGTCTCGTCTCGGCATCCCAACATTGGTTATTGAGCAGGCCGATGAGTTTCGTGAAGTGGGTGCTGGTATCCAAGTAGGACCGAATGGCTTCCGCGCCCTTGATCGCCTAGGGGTATTGGCGCAGGCACGTGAACTGGCGGTGCTGCCAGATGAACTGATCATGATGGACAGCGTCAATGCCACGCCGGTTGTTGAGATCCCGGCGGGTGACTCATTCATCGAACGCTTCCAGTACCCCTATGCACTGATCCATCGTGCCGACTTACACAACGTACTGCTCAACGCGTGTCGTGCATCAAGCCAGATAGAGTTTCGAACCTCTACTAGGGTCGCCTCCTTCTCAGAGGCCAATGGCAAGATGAATGTCACCACAGCTCAGGGGGAAGTAATCTCAGGAAGTGCTTTGATAGGGGCCGATGGCCTATGGTCTAAGGTTCGCGAGAGCATTGTCGGCGATGGAGCTCCGAGGGTTTCCGGTCACATTGCCTATCGTGCGGTAATTCCTATCGAGGAAGTGCCAGAAGCCTATCGCCGTAATGCCATGATTCTGTGGGGCGGCCCCAAAAACCACCTCGTGCAGTATCCGTTACGTGGAGGAAAGCTCTTCAATCTGGTTGCCGTGTTCCATAGCGACCGCTATGTAGAAGGCTGGAATACAGAAGGAGATCCTGAGGAGCTCAAGCAGCGTTTCGCTGGAACCTGCGATACGGTTCAAGAACTGTTAGCCAAAATTGATAGCTGGCGTATGTGGGTGTTATGCGATAGAGAGCCTGTGAAAGAGTGGAGCCGTGGCCGTGCCACCCTGGTCGGAGACGCTGCTCACCCGATGTTGCAATACCTTGCCCAAGGTGCCTGCATGGCTATAGAGGATGCTGTTGTGCTAGCTGATGAGGTTGCCCGCTGCAGTGACGATATCGCCAGTGCCTTTCAGGCGTACCAGCAGCGGCGCTACCTGCGCACCGGACGCTGTCAGATTATGGCCCGTGTTCACGGTGAGTTCTATCACGCGACAGGGGTTACGGCTGAACTGCGCAATGCCATGCTCGCTTCTCGGACGCCAGAGCAGTCTTATGAAGGGCTGGCTTGGCTATATGATAAGGATATTTGA
- a CDS encoding TRAP transporter substrate-binding protein has protein sequence MTNILNTATRYLCAIPLGLALIASTQVEAKELRLGLITPPQHILNQTAQRLADTVAERSNGDLTITIFPSGQLGDESAMFTQMETGLLDIGLMTAAATSQREPAFVGWFTPFLFSSVEEAAKATETDAAQQMLQNLESKGLHAFGYTFAGMRHILMRESAVNSTEDVSGKNIRIIPFAAMNTWWRAVEARPTPTSLPDVYQGLQNGMLDGVDIDLDALVGSGFYEVAEHLTLTSHMAFPEVAIMGQASRASLSDAERQLIDTAMAEALAWGTETEIAAEARNRAMLEERITVTELADAESAFSTANQAFAERFGDHPLIQAFQQQSNELLNVK, from the coding sequence ATGACAAACATACTAAATACTGCCACTCGCTATCTTTGCGCGATTCCGCTAGGCCTAGCGTTAATTGCCAGCACACAAGTCGAGGCCAAAGAGTTACGCCTGGGATTAATTACTCCGCCTCAGCATATTTTGAATCAAACCGCCCAACGCCTAGCCGACACAGTGGCAGAGCGAAGTAATGGTGATTTAACCATTACCATTTTCCCATCCGGCCAGCTAGGGGATGAATCGGCCATGTTCACCCAAATGGAGACCGGACTGCTAGACATAGGGCTTATGACCGCTGCAGCTACCAGCCAGCGTGAACCAGCTTTCGTCGGCTGGTTCACTCCCTTCCTCTTTTCCAGCGTAGAAGAGGCGGCCAAGGCCACCGAGACAGATGCTGCTCAGCAGATGCTGCAGAACCTGGAGAGCAAAGGTCTGCACGCATTCGGCTATACCTTTGCGGGCATGCGCCATATTCTTATGCGCGAAAGCGCTGTTAACAGCACTGAGGATGTTAGCGGCAAAAACATCCGCATTATTCCGTTCGCAGCGATGAATACCTGGTGGCGAGCCGTTGAGGCTCGGCCCACCCCGACGAGTTTGCCGGATGTTTACCAAGGCCTCCAAAACGGTATGCTGGATGGTGTGGATATTGACCTCGATGCCTTAGTAGGTTCGGGCTTTTATGAAGTAGCGGAGCATCTAACACTGACTAGCCATATGGCGTTTCCTGAGGTAGCCATAATGGGCCAAGCATCCCGCGCTTCACTTAGCGATGCAGAACGCCAGCTAATTGATACCGCCATGGCTGAGGCACTTGCCTGGGGTACTGAGACGGAAATTGCAGCAGAAGCGCGCAACCGCGCCATGCTCGAAGAGCGTATTACTGTAACCGAGCTAGCAGATGCTGAGAGCGCGTTTAGCACGGCTAACCAGGCCTTTGCTGAGCGCTTTGGCGATCACCCGCTTATCCAAGCCTTCCAACAGCAATCAAACGAACTCCTTAACGTTAAATAA
- a CDS encoding TRAP transporter small permease, with product MHSPCETWLTRASRHLARVEQFACSGLIVAFSVLLMVNVIARYVFNSPLYFANELAVYILIWMAFLAISIAIHHDQHVRLTMLMAILPKTAQRVCYWLTELLCLAILATILWYTITWLRSPSVSYDIAITLDWPKWHFYLIVPLFCATSIFHLIARLSDRSRVNFTLATDEE from the coding sequence ATGCATTCTCCCTGTGAAACATGGCTTACCCGCGCAAGCCGACACTTAGCAAGAGTTGAGCAATTTGCCTGCAGCGGGCTTATCGTCGCTTTTAGCGTACTTTTAATGGTGAATGTTATCGCCCGCTATGTGTTTAACAGTCCTCTATATTTTGCCAACGAACTCGCCGTTTATATCTTGATCTGGATGGCATTTCTGGCGATATCCATAGCCATTCATCATGACCAGCATGTGCGTTTGACTATGTTAATGGCGATTCTGCCAAAAACTGCTCAGCGAGTTTGCTACTGGCTAACGGAGCTACTTTGTTTGGCCATCTTGGCGACGATATTGTGGTACACCATCACCTGGCTGCGCTCGCCATCAGTCAGCTACGACATTGCCATTACCTTGGATTGGCCCAAGTGGCATTTCTACCTCATTGTGCCGCTTTTCTGTGCCACGTCGATATTTCACCTCATCGCTAGGCTTTCCGATCGCTCACGCGTGAACTTTACTCTGGCTACCGACGAGGAGTGA
- a CDS encoding TRAP transporter large permease — protein sequence MTFMAFLVFMLLGMPIAFVLLGSTLTFVLASGNYRLLESLPQVIFSSLDVLDLLAIPLFILLGEVMNEGGITRRIITAARAWFAWIPHSIAYVSLTSNLMLASIMGSATAQIAIMSRVMTPEMERDGYDRGFAAALTAGAGLLGPIIPPSMVFIIYGVIAQVSIGAMFMGGVLPGLLLFVLISGLIAIIARRAHNSPTGERDSIPLWRATRSALFTLSIPAVIVGGIAFGVVTPTESAATATLMAVIIGSVFFRELKWGQLPGVLSRTARNTAIVLFLIAAAKAFGWVLVYNQIPQQVAELLQNTTESPLVFMLLVFVMLILVGMVLDGIAALIILVPILLPVAQQSYDIDPIHFGIVTCMTLSLGLLTPPVGAGLYVASAISNVSLPRITKWIFPFIVATCLVILAVIFNPWVVNLLS from the coding sequence ATGACATTTATGGCCTTTCTGGTATTTATGCTGCTTGGCATGCCAATTGCCTTTGTCCTACTGGGCTCAACGCTCACTTTTGTCCTTGCATCAGGTAACTACCGTCTTCTGGAAAGCTTGCCCCAGGTAATTTTTAGCTCGTTAGACGTCTTGGACTTGCTGGCAATACCGCTGTTTATTCTGTTAGGGGAAGTCATGAACGAGGGTGGCATAACCCGACGCATTATTACCGCGGCGCGTGCGTGGTTTGCCTGGATTCCCCATAGCATTGCCTACGTGTCGCTCACTTCAAATTTGATGCTCGCTTCCATTATGGGCTCAGCCACAGCGCAGATCGCCATTATGAGCCGGGTGATGACCCCGGAAATGGAGCGTGACGGCTACGATAGGGGCTTTGCTGCTGCGCTGACCGCTGGGGCTGGCCTGCTAGGGCCCATTATCCCACCTTCAATGGTGTTTATTATTTATGGAGTCATTGCTCAGGTATCGATTGGCGCCATGTTTATGGGAGGTGTTCTCCCAGGGCTGTTGCTGTTTGTATTAATCAGCGGGCTCATTGCGATCATTGCACGCCGTGCGCATAACTCTCCAACCGGTGAGCGAGACAGCATTCCTTTGTGGCGCGCCACTCGCAGCGCCCTCTTCACGCTCAGTATTCCCGCCGTAATTGTGGGCGGAATCGCGTTTGGCGTTGTCACGCCAACGGAGTCTGCGGCTACCGCCACCTTAATGGCGGTGATTATCGGCAGCGTGTTTTTTCGCGAGCTAAAATGGGGGCAACTGCCGGGAGTATTGAGCCGTACGGCACGCAATACCGCGATCGTGCTTTTTTTGATTGCCGCCGCCAAGGCCTTTGGATGGGTGCTGGTATATAACCAAATCCCACAGCAGGTCGCTGAGTTGTTGCAGAACACCACTGAAAGCCCATTGGTGTTTATGCTTTTGGTCTTTGTGATGCTTATACTCGTTGGGATGGTGCTGGATGGCATCGCCGCGCTGATCATTTTGGTGCCTATTTTACTGCCGGTAGCACAGCAGAGCTATGACATTGATCCGATTCATTTTGGGATAGTCACCTGCATGACACTAAGCTTAGGTCTATTAACCCCCCCGGTCGGCGCCGGTCTCTATGTGGCCTCGGCTATTAGTAACGTCAGTTTGCCCCGTATCACGAAATGGATATTTCCTTTCATTGTAGCGACCTGTCTCGTCATTCTCGCGGTGATCTTTAACCCATGGGTGGTTAACCTACTCAGCTAG
- the pobA gene encoding 4-hydroxybenzoate 3-monooxygenase: protein MKTQVAIIGAGPSGLLLGQLLHRQGIDNVIVERRSGEYVLSRIRAGVLEQGMVDLLREAGVDQRMDEEGLPHDGFELVFDNRRVRVALDELTGGSKVMVYGQTEVTRDLMEAREAAGATTLYEADNVQPHDLDSDHPYLTFEHNGETIRLECDYIAGCDGYHGVSRQAIPQERIKEFEKVYPFGWLGLLSDTPPVSDELIYARHERGFSLCSMRSATRSRYYLQVPLDEKVENWSDERFWEELKRRLPDEVAAKLVTGPSIEKSIAPLRSYVVEPMQYGRLFLVGDAAHIVPPTGAKGLNLAASDVNTLYRLMVKVYQEGRTDLIERYSQTCLKRIWKAERFSWWMTSMLHNFSDQEDFNSRMQLAELDYVTSSKAGLTTIAENYVGLPYESLE, encoded by the coding sequence ATGAAGACACAGGTCGCGATTATTGGCGCTGGCCCTTCTGGCCTACTGCTGGGGCAGCTACTCCATCGCCAAGGCATTGATAATGTGATTGTTGAGCGGCGTAGCGGTGAGTATGTATTGAGCCGTATCCGCGCCGGTGTGCTTGAGCAAGGCATGGTGGACTTACTGCGCGAAGCGGGTGTTGACCAGCGCATGGATGAAGAGGGCTTACCCCATGACGGTTTTGAGCTTGTTTTCGACAACCGCCGCGTGCGAGTCGCACTGGATGAACTTACCGGCGGCAGTAAAGTCATGGTTTACGGCCAAACGGAGGTAACGCGGGATTTAATGGAGGCTCGCGAAGCCGCTGGCGCAACCACGCTTTATGAAGCAGACAACGTCCAGCCTCACGATCTGGATAGTGACCACCCCTACCTAACCTTTGAGCACAACGGCGAAACGATCCGGCTGGAGTGCGACTATATCGCTGGTTGTGACGGCTACCATGGCGTCTCCCGTCAGGCGATCCCGCAAGAGCGCATAAAAGAGTTCGAAAAGGTTTACCCGTTTGGCTGGTTGGGCTTGCTATCGGATACTCCGCCGGTCTCCGATGAGCTGATTTACGCACGCCATGAGCGCGGCTTCAGCCTCTGCAGCATGCGCTCCGCTACTCGCAGCCGCTACTACCTCCAGGTGCCGTTAGATGAAAAGGTAGAAAATTGGTCTGACGAGCGTTTTTGGGAAGAGCTCAAGCGCCGCCTGCCTGACGAGGTGGCCGCCAAGCTTGTCACCGGGCCCTCCATCGAGAAGAGCATCGCACCGCTGCGCAGCTACGTGGTCGAACCAATGCAGTACGGGCGGCTGTTCCTGGTCGGTGATGCGGCGCATATTGTACCGCCCACCGGTGCCAAAGGGCTTAACCTGGCCGCCAGCGATGTGAACACGCTCTATCGGCTAATGGTGAAGGTTTACCAAGAAGGCCGCACGGATTTGATCGAGCGCTACTCGCAAACCTGCCTGAAGCGCATCTGGAAGGCGGAGCGCTTCTCCTGGTGGATGACCTCCATGCTGCACAACTTCTCTGACCAAGAGGATTTTAACAGCCGCATGCAGTTAGCCGAATTGGACTACGTGACCAGCTCTAAAGCGGGGCTGACCACCATCGCGGAAAACTATGTGGGGCTGCCCTACGAGTCTCTGGAGTAG
- a CDS encoding helix-turn-helix domain-containing protein gives MPASSATSVPVFKLYGETQHWPTPDLLHCESIPERSQLHDWRIRPHRHADLVHILFIAQGSVELELEGTSHQLQSASAIVVPAMTIHGFIFSPDVQGHIITLAKPLADHLHTLMGENSTLKKADFYPLLQANRAERIATLVAQIDQEYRQPAPGRNSLLEALIQALVVELSRLCAYTGSTAKRYGPRQSDKGRQHLEHYQALIEAHYREQPSIEQLAEQVGVSSAHLNMLCRQLAGHSALQLLHERLLLEAKRQLTYTNMTIGQVSDNLGFSEPAYFTRFFKRNTTLSPRDFRLRQQAPR, from the coding sequence ATGCCAGCCTCATCGGCAACGTCCGTTCCGGTATTTAAGCTCTATGGCGAGACGCAGCATTGGCCCACGCCAGACTTGCTTCACTGCGAATCCATCCCTGAGCGCAGCCAGCTACATGACTGGCGTATACGCCCGCATCGCCATGCCGACCTGGTGCATATTCTGTTTATTGCGCAAGGTAGCGTTGAGTTAGAGCTGGAGGGAACGAGCCACCAGCTTCAGAGTGCCAGCGCGATCGTGGTGCCCGCGATGACTATTCACGGCTTTATCTTTTCACCGGATGTGCAGGGGCACATCATTACCTTGGCTAAGCCATTGGCTGACCACTTACATACGTTAATGGGTGAGAACAGTACGCTAAAAAAAGCCGACTTCTACCCGCTGCTACAGGCCAATCGGGCTGAGCGAATTGCCACCCTGGTCGCTCAGATCGACCAGGAGTACCGCCAACCGGCCCCCGGACGGAACAGCCTGCTCGAAGCACTTATTCAAGCTTTGGTGGTAGAGCTATCGCGCCTTTGTGCTTATACCGGCAGCACGGCAAAGCGCTACGGCCCCCGCCAGAGTGACAAAGGACGGCAGCATTTAGAGCACTATCAAGCGCTGATCGAAGCGCACTATCGCGAGCAGCCGAGTATTGAACAGTTAGCCGAGCAGGTTGGGGTGAGTAGTGCGCACTTGAATATGCTCTGCCGCCAACTCGCCGGACACAGCGCCCTGCAGTTGCTGCACGAACGTTTGCTGCTGGAGGCCAAGCGCCAGCTCACCTATACCAATATGACCATTGGCCAAGTCTCTGACAACTTAGGCTTCTCTGAACCGGCTTACTTCACGCGCTTTTTTAAGCGCAATACCACGCTTTCACCGCGGGATTTTCGCTTGCGGCAGCAGGCTCCACGATAA